The Acinetobacter wuhouensis genome includes the window AAATTGCCAAAATCTCCTTAAACTCTTCTTTTTTCCCAAAACCAATTAAACGCTGAATCGCCATTTGAACATAGTCTAAACCATAGCGAAATAAACTCATTGAGAGTCGTCCATGCTTCTTTATTTTTATCGCTTTTTTTTGATCATGTTGCCATTCACCCGTTAAGTAACACCAACAGAAGCTTATAGCTAACACCGCAATCAATTTTTTCACTCGTCTAGCGTCTGTCAAGCGCGTATTTTCAAGATTAAACCCGCGTCCTTTGAGACAACTGAATAAGGTTTCAATTTCCCAGCGTAATGCATAATCCTGAATAGCATTGGCATTAAACTGAGGAGAAACGACGAGTAAAAGCTCTCCATTTTCTAACTGTAGTGCACTTATATATAGTTTCACCCGACCAACCAAAATCCGTCGTTTACGACATTCAATTTGACCAACTTGAAGATGGCGAAATAAATCACTAATTTTATGATTCTTTCCTAAATGATTGGTGACAATGAAGTTTTTTTAACACGAATGCAGAAGTTGATGTCTTGTTCAATTAACCATGTAAACCACTGCTCACCGATAAACTCTCTGTCTGCGAACACATTCACAATACGGTCTTTACCAAAAATGGCTATAAAGCGTTGAATCAAAGCAATGCGCTCTTTCGTATCTGAATTTCCACGTTTATTAAGTAATGTCCAAAGGATAGGTATCGCTATTCCACGATAAACGATCGCAAGCATCAGGATATTAATATTTCGTTTTCCCCATTTCCAATTGGTTCTATCTAAAGTCAGTTGCACTTTGTCGAATGAAAACATATTGAAAATCAACTGAGAAATTTGACGATAATCAAAATACTGACCTGCAAAGAAGCGCTGCATACGTCGATAAAATGATTGTGGTAAGCACTTGATGGGCAAGGCTTTAGATGCAGAAGAAAGATTACATGTTTGCTTTAAAATAATCACAAGCATGATGAGCGCAAAGCACTTTAAATGTGACTTGTTCCATTTTAGATATTTGTTTAAGATAAGATATAGCTCATTGAGATGTGTCATAGTATTCGTCGTTAGAAAACAATTATTATGACATTATTTCAATGAGTTATCTATTTTTGTCGTGTACAGAGATTTTTTAGATAAATTTAGCACTTTATGTTTTATCTTTTTTTTTCATTAGCAATCATATAAATCTTATTTTTTTGAAAATAAAAAGCCTTTTAAGCTGATGCTCATTCATTTTTAACTCTTTTAGGGCATCGTTCGTCATGGCGCATTTATTTCAACCGTCTTGGAAAAAAATCACAATTCTTAGTGCAAGCCTTGCAACGATCATGATGCTTTCTGGATGTTCAAAACAACAAGAGACCACGACCTTAAACATTGGCTTTCAAAAATACGGCGTCTTACCAATCGTTAAGGCACGTGGTGACTTAGATAAAGTACTGAAAGAAAAGGGCGTGACGGTGAAATGGGTTGAATTCCCTGCGGGTCCTCAACTCCTAGAAGGCTTGAATGTCGGCAGTGTGTCGTTTGGTGAAGCAGGTGAAGCACCGCCAATTTTTGCACAGGCAGCCAATTCAAATCTGGTCTATATCGCCAACCAACCCGCAGCACCTTTGGCTGAAGCATTAATTGTACCGAAAGATTCAACAATCAAATCAATTCAAGATTTAAAAGGCAAACGTGTCGTATTGAATAAAGGGTCAAACGTTCACTACTTATTATTGAAAGTTTTGGAAGCCAATCATCTCAAGCTTGATGACATTCAAGTGGTGTACTTACCGCCTGCCGATGCACGTGCCGCTTTTGAAAAAGGCGCCGTGGATGCATGGGTGATTTGGGATCCGTTCTTTGCTTCAGCTGAAAAACAACTCGGTGCAAAAGTTTTAGCGACTGGACAAAATTTAGTGAATAACCACCAATTCTATTTGGCAGATCGCAAGTTTGCAGAACAGCATCCTGATGTTCTAAAGGCAGTGGTAAATGAATTGAACACCACCACGCAATGGGTATCTCAACATCAGACTGATGCTGCAAAACTTTTAGAAAAACCAACAGGCTTGCCTTTAGATGTGCTGAACACGTCTATTTCACGTATG containing:
- a CDS encoding sulfonate ABC transporter substrate-binding protein, with the translated sequence MAHLFQPSWKKITILSASLATIMMLSGCSKQQETTTLNIGFQKYGVLPIVKARGDLDKVLKEKGVTVKWVEFPAGPQLLEGLNVGSVSFGEAGEAPPIFAQAANSNLVYIANQPAAPLAEALIVPKDSTIKSIQDLKGKRVVLNKGSNVHYLLLKVLEANHLKLDDIQVVYLPPADARAAFEKGAVDAWVIWDPFFASAEKQLGAKVLATGQNLVNNHQFYLADRKFAEQHPDVLKAVVNELNTTTQWVSQHQTDAAKLLEKPTGLPLDVLNTSISRMGFGVTPISSEVAKQQQYVADAFYQQKLIPNKINIQAAILANP
- a CDS encoding IS4-like element ISAba1 family transposase (programmed frameshift), with amino-acid sequence MTHLNELYLILNKYLKWNKSHLKCFALIMLVIILKQTCNLSSASKALPIKCLPQSFYRRMQRFFAGQYFDYRQISQLIFNMFSFDKVQLTLDRTNWKWGKRNINILMLAIVYRGIAIPILWTLLNKRGNSDTKERIALIQRFIAIFGKDRIVNVFADREFIGEQWFTWLIEQDINFCIRVKKNFIVTNHLGKNHKISDLFRHLQVGQIECRKRRILVGRVKLYISALQLENGELLLVVSPQFNANAIQDYALRWEIETLFSCLKGRGFNLENTRLTDARRVKKLIAVLAISFCWCYLTGEWQHDQKKAIKIKKHGRLSMSLFRYGLDYVQMAIQRLIGFGKKEEFKEILAILRRQKPDRIRVL